The DNA sequence ATGTAAAGTTGATTGGAAGTCTGGGAGGGGTATCGAACCGTTGgagtaattttaaatattccaACGCAAATCCAAACAACTACAAATACTTCAAGCTGAATTTGCTGTGCAATATGTATCAACTTGAGTTTAATTACTGAAAAACCATGGTTTTGCACTTGACATTTTGACAACTGGGCTGGAAATCTATGTTAGGTTACTCGCATAATAACgggaattttaaaatattcttagcAGGTCGTTCTTTTCAAATAAAAGGCGCTATGAATAACTAATTAAACCACACCATGAAATGCACTGCAAATTATTCTCTCTCCCCTTAAAATCTAGGCTACTAGTTTCATGGTTAACACATCAAAACCGGGCACATTCAGCAACCATGCCCAAtccaaattacaaaataaaaaggaaaaaataatagGGGCAACCATTTAATCTTACAACTTGAGGAAGACGAGCTCTTCAACAGCGGGGATATCTCCAATCTTCTTCAAAGATTCCTTGCTAGGTTGTTCGTCCACTCCAATTGCCATTACAGCTTGCTTGCGTGGAGCAATCCTTCCTACACTCATGAAGCTGACGTTCACGTTCTCCTCACCTAAAACGCTTCCAACCTTTCCGATCATGCCTGGTTGATCCACCTGCCTACACAGTATAATGCTACCTTCCAAACTCACGTCCACATCAAAAGACCCCACCTTTGTCAGATGGGGAATTCCATCTTTCACCCGACCCTCCACCTTAATCTCCCCGGAATCTGATATGGCACTTGCAAATCTGGATTCCACATTAGCAATCTGGACCTGAATGAATTCCAATGGATTCTCAGGTGACCCATCAAGAATAACTCTCTCCTCGGTTATCCTCAGCCCTCTTTGCTTAGCAGTGAAATCAGCATTAACCAAGTTCACAAAAACACTAGATATGGGCTCAATCAGACCCTTGGTTATCATGGCACGAAGAAGACGGGTGTCCAGATCATCAGGAGCCCTAGCGGTGGCATAAGTGACCTTCACTGTTTTTACACCACTTCCTCCTGCTACCAGCTGGACAGCCAACCTACCCAGTTTCTCAGCAAGATCAACGAACGGTTTCAATTCTGATAGCACCTGCAGACAAGAAAGAAACAAATAGATGTCAAACTATGTACTGCATAAAGCAACTTTAATTCATGACTCATTATATTATGATGTGCTTGCTAAAGTGGAGCACCAAACAAAATccagaatttcaaatttgacaataacACTACTGGTGTAATTCCCTGTATTCCCATTTCCCAATTTCTCTCGTCAGATTTATCAAATCAAACTTTGACATTACGTTAAGCATTTAGTTTAGACCATTTGAGTAAATAACACCTAAAGTTATccataattaaagaaaataggtACCATCTTCCAAAATCAGTATCTCAAACTAGTAATACACTTCAATAAATCAAGTTACAACGACTTTCTCGAGGCCGGGGAGAGTAGCAATGgaaataaaatcaaatgatGCATACAGAGAAAGGGAagagtattaatatttttcctgATACCTCAGAGGGAACCATTGGTGCATTGACTGCGGTAGCTGCGAGCTCCCCTTTCAGAGCCCCAACAACAGCTTCTGCTATTTCAATAGCCACACCTTCCTGGAAATCATTTTCAAGAGCTTTAATAACAATAGTGACAATGGATTTAAAGAAATGTTTGTCATATCCAAAAGTAACTCACCTGAGCTTCAGCAGTACTGGCACCAAGATGCGGTGTTGCAGTAACGAGCTCATGCAGAATCAACTTGCTGTCTTTCGGTGGAGGCTCCTCAGTGAAAACATCAAGTGCCGCCTGAAACAAAGAAATAGCACAATCATTATCTCTTTAGTATGCAGGGTACCAATTACATACTTCTCTATTTCATTAAAGTGATCTATTAGTGCTTCAAAATGGAAGTTGCACGGACCTGAGCTACAATCCCAGAATCTAGTGCCCTAACAAGAGCATCCTCATCAATGACCCCTCCACGAGCAACATTGACTATGCGAACTCCTTTCTTCATCTTTGCAAAAGTCTCATCATTGAGCATCTTCGATGTAGCAGCTGTGAGAGGCATATGTAGAGAGATGAAATCCGCAGAGGAAATGGCCTCGTCAAAGCCCACTAGCTCAACACCAATGGCCCTAGCACGGTCTGCAGGAGCATATGGGTCATGGGCAATGACATTCATACCAAGCCCCTTGGCTCGGCGAGCAACTTCAGAACCAACTTTCCCAAATCCCAGCACCGCAAGTGTCTTCCCAACCAAGGAAACTCCAACATACTTATTCCTCTGCCATTTCCCTAGATTGCACAAGGCAACATGTTAAAGAGAAGCTAATAACAGAATCCACAacgaataataataataataaagcatTACAAGAAACACGGTATTCAAAGAAAAACCACTAATTCATCACAGAAAAAATTAATCGGTCACGGACAAATTTATTCATCGGGAAAAGATTTTTCGTCTTTTATAAGACGAAAAGCATTCAATACAAAATTTGGTTCCGTATATTCTCTTCGAGAATACCAAAAGGACAAAAAGCATTAACTCTAAAAAGATCACGTAAAATTTAAAGTCCGCACAGAACATTTCAAATCAACCGTAGTTCAATGACAAGATTCAAACCTAATGGTTCCATGTATTCTCTACGAGAAAAACGCGTGAAAGATAACATAATAACGCTAAAACATCACTataaaacacaatttaaaaatgACGTAATACTTAAACTCTATACAGCATTTCAAATAAAGCATGGTTGAATAGCAGAATTCAAATCCAAACGATTTTCGACTCGATGAAACGCCAAGCAAAGAAAACTCACCGGCTTTGACAGAAGCATCGGCCTGAGCGACGTTCCTGGCCATGGCGGCAAGAAGAGCGATCCCGTGCTCGGCGGCGGCGACGGTGTTGGCGGTGGGCGCATTGACAACGAGGCAGCCGTGCTCGGTGGCGGCGGCCAGATCCACATTATCGATTCCGACGCCGGCTCTGCCGACGACCTTGAGCCTGCCGCCGGAGGACTCGAAGACCTCGCGCGAGACCTTGGTGCCGCTGCGCACGATTAGGGCATCGCAGAGTGAGATCTTGGTGCAGAGTTCCTCGGTGCTGAGATTGTATGAGCAGTCGACGTTGGCGAAGTCCTTGAGCAGCTTCAGCCCCGCGTCGCCGAGCTTCTCAGCGACGAGCACCGTGGGCTTCGCGCCGAGCCCCGCCGATACCAGCACAACGAGCGGACCGGAGGCGCCGCGGCGCGGGCGGAGCGAGACGGAGAAGGCAGAGGAGAGAGGAAGCCTCGAAGAGAGAGAAAGCGAGGGCGACGGGAAGCGAAGGTTTGTGGATGTGGCGGTGGCCATCAAATTAGGCAGAAATTGcaatgaaagaaatgaaagacTGTGAAGAGTACCGAGTCTGTTTGAGACTCAAGGGTTTTATAACGTGATAGggtttatgttttgtttttcaatggtgttttcttttttttttttcttttctctctctcctcttATTGGTATTATCAAATTGTACTTATCATGTAATTAATAATGTAATTAGTATTAAGATACATGAATGAATGCGCACACCCCTTGGTTTGGTGTAAAACCACGCACACACACTTGTTGAGTGCTTGCAATCACAATCCTGCAATTTGGAGGTAAAATAGTAAGTAGGAATTCAACGTACAAATGTTTGGAGTTTAAAACATACACAACTTCTATACACCTCCACCTCCCACTTTCTAATTCAATTTTGGTCTTAGTAATAATATACGTTGTATTGTATTAAATGAATTACACATTATTGTATTAAGGTAAATTACggaataaaatatgaaataccTATTGTATTCAGACAAttagaaaattcaaaatcaaacaattctacaaaagagataaaaaaaactaataaaaatataatgtctttcgatttttttttcttgattaaatAGTTTGATTCGAATCTCAGTAAAAAATTCAAcgatatcaaatatatatacaagTTTAAACCAAAATTGTTTTACACTGTAAACAAACAGTATATcgattattatattatactttttaattatatgtgatttacttataaatatataaaaaattaaatcataaatataataaaaactataaaaattaacaaaaatattaatcactCCCTCGTTTATTttggaagaataaaaaaaagttcccttttcttcttatattataaagttcaataatatattaaattttttttaccaattaTATCctcactttttaaaatattaaacagaaTAAAATGGTTATTTTTATGAGACTTTAAGTAAATTACAACTTCTATTAGTCAGTTATTTAATggacaatttattattttccactttatctattgtatttttttaagaaagacTTAATAGAGAGATAAAAGTCAAAGACAATTTGTTTTGTGTAATAGTTATCTTTAAAAGGTTAGTTTCaatatatgtttaattattcATACTCCAATTTAATAAGATTGTGTCAATCTGATCCCTACATTTATTACagtttttttacccttttc is a window from the Vigna unguiculata cultivar IT97K-499-35 chromosome 7, ASM411807v1, whole genome shotgun sequence genome containing:
- the LOC114191543 gene encoding D-3-phosphoglycerate dehydrogenase 3, chloroplastic-like — its product is MATATSTNLRFPSPSLSLSSRLPLSSAFSVSLRPRRGASGPLVVLVSAGLGAKPTVLVAEKLGDAGLKLLKDFANVDCSYNLSTEELCTKISLCDALIVRSGTKVSREVFESSGGRLKVVGRAGVGIDNVDLAAATEHGCLVVNAPTANTVAAAEHGIALLAAMARNVAQADASVKAGKWQRNKYVGVSLVGKTLAVLGFGKVGSEVARRAKGLGMNVIAHDPYAPADRARAIGVELVGFDEAISSADFISLHMPLTAATSKMLNDETFAKMKKGVRIVNVARGGVIDEDALVRALDSGIVAQAALDVFTEEPPPKDSKLILHELVTATPHLGASTAEAQEGVAIEIAEAVVGALKGELAATAVNAPMVPSEVLSELKPFVDLAEKLGRLAVQLVAGGSGVKTVKVTYATARAPDDLDTRLLRAMITKGLIEPISSVFVNLVNADFTAKQRGLRITEERVILDGSPENPLEFIQVQIANVESRFASAISDSGEIKVEGRVKDGIPHLTKVGSFDVDVSLEGSIILCRQVDQPGMIGKVGSVLGEENVNVSFMSVGRIAPRKQAVMAIGVDEQPSKESLKKIGDIPAVEELVFLKL